The proteins below are encoded in one region of Silene latifolia isolate original U9 population chromosome 2, ASM4854445v1, whole genome shotgun sequence:
- the LOC141644368 gene encoding protein terminal ear1 homolog, whose amino-acid sequence MSTHQNAVVPFLNPTAQEFYPTPQTTFLPFPSFPYLPPPPPPPPPPPFFLHAPPLSPPHLPPHPPSPTYLPPSIPPPSSAPTRALLLSAVPPQTSESTLRRDLEPFGDVRAVQMERVREGIVTVHFYDLRSAHAALDSIRNQHMQHQHRLRVFFSSPFNVVDPTPVPPPGPGIVSGRVVWAHFTIPVTNAFPDGLNQGTIVIFNLDPNVSAPSLKTIFKVFGAVKELRETPMKRTQRFVEFFDVRDASRALMEMNGKEINGRSVVIEYSRPGGHFNNKFHNYHRNNNYHNHNINHNNNNYNNNNHYVKPMFNSSPPPPPTPPPQPSQNRVFPFRNRKHCSPRRNNQVARRRRVSPSSEESVEVQLGRLSIRGGEKKGNVDGDCKSSGSGSGLVKQKVVRPWKGRQKNYDPRYLIKEEAIIVDGNGGEKDTRTTVMIKNIPNKYSQKLLLNMLDNHCIHCNEQIAGDDEQQNQPMSSYDFVYLPIDFNNKCNVGYGFVNMTSPEATLRLYKAFHHQHWEVFNSRKICEVTYARVQGLEALKEHFKNSKFACENDEYMPVVFTPPRDGRHLPAPLPIVFSNALGHDIGDLTSNNSTITVPSSDDFDHDHHINDLGTPCNNDHTSRSSSDDGGDVINEI is encoded by the exons ATGTCCACTCATCAAAACGCCGTCGTTCCATTCCTCAACCCAACCGCCCAAGAATTCTACCCCACTCCCCAAACCACcttccttcccttcccttccttCCCCTACCTCcctccacctcctcctcctccaccaccaccacctttcTTCCTCCACGCGCCACCGCTCTCCCCACCACACCTACCACCACACCCACCATCACCAACCTACCTCCCACCATCAATCCCACCACCATCAAGCGCACCCACGCGCGCACTCCTCCTCTCCGCGGTCCCACCACAAACAAGCGAATCAACTCTCCGACGCGACCTAGAACCGTTCGGTGATGTACGCGCCGTACAAATGGAACGTGTACGTGAAGGTATCGTAACCGTACATTTCTACGATCTACGGTCTGCCCATGCAGCTCTTGATTCTATACGGAATCAACATATGCAACATCAACATCGTCTTCGTGTTTTCTTTTCTTCTCCTTTCAACGTCGTTGACCCCACTCCGGTTCCCCCTCCTGGACCGGGGATTGTTTCCGGTCGGGTTGTTTGGGCTCATTTTACTATTCCCGTTACCAATGCTTTCCCTGATGGTCTTAATCAGGGTACTATCGTCATTTTCAACTTAGACCCTAATGTCTCCGCTCCGTCGCTTAAGACTATCTTCAAAGTCTTCG GAGCTGTGAAGGAGTTGAGAGAGACGCCAATGAAGCGAACACAAAGATTTGTGGAGTTTTTCGACGTAAGAGACGCATCACGTGCGTTAATGGAGATGAATGGTAAAGAGATTAATGGGAGAAGTGTGGTGATTGAGTATAGTAGACCTGGAGGACATTTCAACAACAAATTTCATAATTATCATCGTAATAATAATTACCATAATCATAATATTaatcacaataataataattataataataataatcattatGTTAAGCCAATGTTCAATTCTTCGCCACCGCCTCCACCAACACCACCTCCACAACCGTCACAGAATCGTGTTTTTCCGTTTCGGAACAGGAAGCATTGTTCTCCACGGCGGAATAATCAGGTAGCGAGACGGAGGCGGGTTTCGCCGAGTAGTGAGGAGTCGGTTGAGGTGCAATTGGGGAGATTGAGTATTCGGGGTGGGGAGAAGAAAGGGAATGTAGATGGGGATTGTAAGAGCTCGGGCTCGGGTTCGGGTTTAGTGAAACAGAAGGTGGTTAGGCCGTGGAAAGGTCGACAAAAGAATTATGATCCGAGGTATTTGATTAAAGAGGAAGCGATTATTGTCGATGGTAATGGTGGTGAGAAGGATACTAGGACTACTGTTATGATCAAGAATATACCTAACAAATATAG CCAGAAGTTGCTACTGAACATGTTGGACAATCACTGTATACACTGCAATGAACAGATTGCCGGGGATGATGAACAACAAAATCAACCAATGTCTTCCTATGATTTTGTTTACCTTCCTATTGATTTCAA CAACAAATGTAATGTGGGATATGGGTTTGTGAACATGAcgtccccggaggcgacattgaGGTTGTATAAGGCCTTTCATCATCAACATTGGGAAGTTTTCAATTCTCGGAAGATTTGCGAGGTCACTTATGCTCGTGTCCAG GGATTGGAAGCGTTAAAAGAGCATTTCAAAAACTCAAAATTCGCGTGCGAGAACGACGAGTACATGCCGGTGGTTTTCACCCCACCTCGAGACGGCCGACACTTACCCGCCCCACTTCCCATTGTCTTCTCCAACGCTCTCGGTCACGATATTGGAGACCTAACCTCAAACAACTCCACCATCACAGTCCCGTCTTCTGACGACTTTGACCACGATCACCACATCAACGACCTAGGCACCCCATGCAACAACGACCACACAAGCAGGAGCTCATCGGACGACGGTGGAGACGTTATCAATGAGATTTGA